The following are encoded together in the Patagioenas fasciata isolate bPatFas1 chromosome 7, bPatFas1.hap1, whole genome shotgun sequence genome:
- the ARL4C gene encoding ADP-ribosylation factor-like protein 4C translates to MGNISSNISAFQSLHIVMLGLDSAGKTTVLYRLKFNEFVNTVPTIGFNTEKIRLSNGTAKGISCHFWDVGGQEKLRPLWKSYSRCTDGIIYVVDSVDVDRLEEAKTELHKVTKFAENQGTPLLVIANKQDLPKSLPVAEIEKQLALHELTPSTTYHIQPACAIIGEGLTEGMDKLYEMILKRRKSLKQKKKR, encoded by the coding sequence ATGGGGAACATCTCCTCCAACATCTCCGCCTTCCAGTCCCTGCACATCGTCATGCTGGGCCTGGACTCGGCGGGGAAGACCACGGTGCTTTACCGGTTGAAGTTTAACGAGTTCGTCAATACCGTGCCCACCATCGGTTTCAACACGGAGAAGATCCGGCTGAGCAACGGGACGGCCAAGGGCATCAGTTGCCACTTTTGGGACGTGGGTGGTCAGGAGAAGCTGCGCCCGCTCTGGAAGTCCTACAGCCGCTGCACCGATGGCATCATCTACGTGGTGGACTCAGTAGACGTGGACCGGCTGGAGGAAGCCAAAACAGAGCTGCACAAGGTGACCAAGTTCGCCGAGAACCAGGGCACCCCGCTGCTGGTCATCGCCAAcaagcaggacctgcccaagTCCCTGCCAGTGGCCGAGATCGAGAAGCAGCTGGCGCTCCATGAGCTGACCCCTTCCACCACCTACCACATCCAGCCCGCCTGCGCTATCATCGGCGAGGGGCTCACGGAGGGCATGGACAAGCTCTACGAGATGATCCTGAAGCGGAGGAAGTCCCTCAAGCAGAAGAAGAAGCGGTAG